From the Sphingobacteruim zhuxiongii genome, the window TTACAACACTTGTTTTTTCAGACGATACTGTTGAATTCGATAAAGTTTTTGGAGCGTCAGACTTCGCCATAGCTGCAGTGAAAAGCCCAAGACTTGCAACTGCGGTAAATAGGATTTTTTTCATGATTTATTAATATTAATGATCTAAGGTTGTCGAAGGACGCGTGCTATACCCCTGTAGTCTGTAATGCTCGCGCATTGCACCGAAAAATTTACTACAGTCAGATCCCTCTACGTAGCCAATGCTAGTTTCTTGTCTTACGAAACGACCGATATTGTCGGTGAATTCCAAAGTGTAGACACATTTTGCGAACTTCTTTCCGTTAACAACTACATCTTTTTTCTCAACCAGATTGATTGACACTGTCTTAGCATCTTTCTCCGCAGTTTTTGGAGCGACGTCTTTTGCGTACAGTCCAGACGTCAAAACCATTGACGCCAGAAGACTAAATAAAACTCTTTTCATATAAATTATCGATTAATGTTATATTCAAAAGTATCTCCGCTTGCCGTTTCACGCAATACAGACTTAATATTCTAGGAAATCAAAGTAATATTCTCGGGAATTGAAGCAATATGCCTTTGTAGATGTTACAACATGTAATTTCTTCCGTCAATTGATTCTATAAATTCTTGATATTGGAGTAATCGGGATTTAGGTAAACTCAAGAAAAAGACAATGCGTTTTTTTTAGAATCCGTTTCCTCCTATTACATTTCATTAAATAAAAGCACATCGAAAAATTGCTTCAGCTCTTTGCTAATGATAGATTTTTGCAACAAGTTAGATTATGGAATTATCTACAAATATTCATCATTAGATAAAGCCATATTCCTTATGAGATTTACTTTCATTATCTATTTACTATTTGCGATGGGTTTGAGTATTTCAACCTCTGCAACCGAACAAGTACCCGATCGATTAATTATTAAAGGCGACACCTTACGGTTACATGCGCTTCCTTTAGAAGTATGGGAAGAATTCAAAAAGTTGAAAGAACCCTTATTTCCCGATTCACTAAACAGTTTTTCTACCGGATGCTGGAGAGGATACATCGCTTATTGGGAAGTTATTGATGATCGATTGTATTTAAACAGTATTTACAATGAAGAAAAAACGGCAAAGGTAGACATCAAAAGTTTGTTTAGGAATCAACTTGTCGACGGACGAATACCGGCGGATTGGTTTTCGGACACCGTTACAGCATATAAAGGAAAACTAATCTCTTATATGCATGCGGGATTCTCATCCATATTTGAACATGAATATGAATACACCTTTGAAAATGGTCGATTGAAGAATATAGAATATTTCGACAATTCGATGTCTAAGAATATACCGTTTGTAATGGGTGAATTAAATGTCCGAGCTGAAACTGATGCCCTAATCGATTGGAACGCTCTCCCTCCGATCGAGGAATCAATTTATGTGTTTCTTCAAGTAAGAGGTAATGAACTCGGATATGTTGATAGCATTGTACATATGAATGGCAAATTTGAAGTTTTTAATCAAGAGGCAATAAGGGTTACACGGTTGCTGAAGCGAATCCCGGTGATTTATAGCCGTGGTAAAATGCAGCCTCCTGAAATATGCTCACTATACATCGTTTTCACTCGAGAAAAGCAAGAGAAATTTCGGAAATAAAGAAGCCGATTCATTAATCGTCATAATAAAAAGACCAGCGCGCTAGTTGTGAATATATCTTAGTTTGCGAGATTGTTGAGGTGTCTTACGACTTAAATAAACCCTTTATCTTTGCAATACGCAACTAGCTGCTCATTTTTCGTAAATGCTAAAATATCGCGCATCATATTTAAGCGCTTTTCAACACTGCTCAAACCTGAGGGTTTTATGTTTTTTTGTTTAAGGTGATTTGGTATCTCCTTTTGCAAAACACCTTCTGATAATAGTTTTACAATCTGAATATCTACTATTGAGAACTCAAAGGTATTGCTTTGTTTTAGGGATTGTTTAACATCGAAGGATATATAACTATTCCCCTGGTAAATAGCTGTGAACGCATCCCTTAGATGTTGAGCATCTCTCCGCGCTTTTCTAACATATCCATCAATACCATATTCATTAAACAAGCGATCAATAATAGCTGGTCGATCTTCTCCAGAGAAAACAATGATTTTCAGGCTTGGTTGAATAACCTTGACAGCCTGAATCAGTTCAATTCCATTCCCAATTCTTTGCTTGTTATGATCTTCTTCAAAAGACAAATCAGTAATTAACAAATCAAATGGTTCGCCATCTTGCAAAGCACGACTTATCCATGCTAACGCATCGTCACAGTAAAAGACATACTTTGCTATCTCCACTCCTAAATCACTGATGGTTCGCTTGACAGAAACATTAGTGATCTCATGATCCTCTGCTATTAATACTTTTCTAAACATATGGTGCCTTGTTTTGAGGAAGCGGAAGTATAATTTCTATTTTTAATCCTTTCCCATCTTCAGAACCAAAATTAAATTTACCGTTCAACCTTTCCATACGGGTTCCCGTATTCCGCAAGCCATTCCCCTCTTTTTTTATTGATGACAAGCCAACACCATTATCTTGATAAAAAATATTCAAATAATTATCAGTCTCTTCAAATCTGAATATCACTTCATCAGCCAGACTATGTTTACGCATGTTAACCAATAACTCTTGAAAGATAATAAGAAGATCATCCTTCGCCTTTTTGGGAACACGATTCCAGATGTGAGGGTCATTACCAACAATAATTATACGCACTTTTTCATTTGAAAATGAACCTAGTAAGGTAGAAACATCTGAAACAAAAGTAGACAATGACATATCCTTCGATGGTTCATAAGAAATATCTCTTGATTTCTCGTACATGACCTCCAGTTTGTCCAATAGGTCTTGTTTATCGTAATCATCTTTATACTCCAATTCAGTCATCACACGATAAATACCGTTAGCTACAACATCATGAACTTTCTTAGACGTCGTCAATTGAATTTCCTTTACCTTGTTCTCCAATTCCATCGTCATTCTTTGTTTCCGCTTTCTGGCCCACAAGATGTAATAAATTAACCCGGATAAAACACCCCCAAACACGATGACCATTAGTATTCTTTCTTCCGAAATACGGAGGTCTCTATCAAGTACATCTTTTTGAAGCTTTAAATTATGAATCTTATTTTTCTCGGATTCATACCGAATTAAAGCATATTGATTTCGAGCTTTTAAACGAGCTGAACGAACGCTATCATCCAGATGTTTATAGACTTGAAAATAATATTTTGACGAATCAGCATCGCTTACCTTGATCAACTTTTCCGCAGCATTAATACGATCGGCGCTTACATCGATTTTATTGGCTGAGGCAAAAGATTTCAAAGCATACATTTTTGCTGAATCTGCATTTCTGCCATAGTGATAGTCAAATAAATGAGCATAGCTGGAATTTAAACCATAATTATCAGAAGACTTAAGCCTTATATTTAACGCTTTATGTAGATCAGGTAGAGGATTATATTTGTTGTCTATACGCCAGCGAGTATTCGCATAATTGGATAGAATACGAGCATAATCGTTGTCATTCTTATGCTCGACATCTAAATTCTTTTTATGTATTAAATACGCGCCCTTAAAGTTGTTTGCGGCAAACAGCGTAACCGCTTTTTTTGGAAGTACACGATCGGACAAAAATTGCGGAAGTCTGCGTTGAAGGTAAATCTACTATTAAAACCGTTAAAGAAAGCCCTTTTAACGTAGTTGTTTTGGATGCGAAGAAATTTCACAATAGCCCCATGGAGCTTAGTGATGTCCTCGACAGAGCATCAGGTGTCAAAATCAGACAAAGCGGAGGACTGGGTTCTCATGCTTCAATTAACTTGAATGGGTTTTCTGGGCGACATGTTAAAGTATTTATCGATGAAGTTCCCATGCAAGGTATGGGCTCTGCTTTTCAAATTAACAATATCCCCGTCAATCTTGCCGAGCGCATTGAAATCTATAAAGGCGTCGTACCGATAGAGTTAGGATCAGATGCCTTAGGCGGTGCGATTAACATTATCAGTAACAAGCACAAAAAATCATACGCCGATCTCTCCTATTCTTTAGGGTCATTCAATACACATCGCTCGTACCTCAACCTAGGATATGTAGATAAAAAAGGATTCACGTTTCAAATTAATGCGTTCCAGAACTATTCGGATAACAACTATTCTGTCTTTACGCAGATTCGCGAGATGGAGACAAGCAAGATGTCGGAGGAAAACCATTGGACAAAAGCATTTCATAATAAATACCACAATGAGACGGCGATATTCAAAGCGGGCTTTGTCAATACGAAATGGACCGATCAACTGTTACTTGGTCTGACTTTAGGTCAAGAATTTGCAGAGATTCAAAATGCCAACATCATGAAAATAGTTTATGGCGAGAAATCCAGGAATTCTACGACACTCATGCCATCCATAACTTATAGCAAAAAGGACTTTTTGACGAGTCGCCTAGATTTCACACTAAACGGTAACTATAATCGAAACTTCAATCAAAATATAGACACCGCATCTAGAGAATACAATTGGTATGGCGAGTTTTCACAGAGACGAACAGTTGGAGAAGCGGTAAATACTTTAGCGGAGTTTAACAACAATAATGCAAATGCTAGCCTCAACTTAATTTACAAGATAAACGACAAACATAGTATCTCCATAAACGATAATTGGTCCACCTACGAACGCAAGAATGCAGATCAAAAACAGGTAAAAGATGAATTCAGCATTCCCGATGCTAAATCTAGTAACTACAAGAATGTCGCTGGCCTTTCCTATCGTTATCAAATCAAGCGCAAATGGGTAAGCGCGTTATTTGCCAAACATTTTATTCAAAGCACGACAGGTATGGTAAATGTTGGCGAAAGCATTTCTTTCCCGACGTATAAAATAAAAACTACTAAAGCCGATGCCTTCGGATATGGGTTCGTAAGCACCTATTTCCACAAAGACTTTCAATATAAAGTATCAATCGAAAAAGCCCTCCGCTTGCCTTCGGCAACAGAGCTCTTGGGAGATGCTGTATTGGAACGATCAAATGCGTCTTTACGACCAGAAAATAGTCGAAATATTAATGTCGGCATCTCTTATCAAAAAGACCTGAATGAAGACCATGCGATATTTATTGACGCCAGTGGACTTTATCGAGACGTTAAGGATTTTATCCAACGTCAGATTGTTCAGCGTACCGGAGAAGCCCATAGCGTAAACCATGGTAAAGTGCAAAACATAGGAGCAAATTTTGAAGGACGATACTACTATAAGAATTACTTCAACATTGGCGGAACAGTCACTTACCAAAGCTTAGTAAACAAAGAACGATACGATCGATACGAGTCTTCACAATTGTCGCAAACCTACAACGATCGAATGCCAAATCAGCCTTATTTCTTTGCAAATGGAGAAGCTGAAGTAAAGTTTCCGCATTTAGGTGGAAAGTCAAATCTGCTCAGCATCGGATATCATTTACATTATACGCATTCATTCTTTTTACGCTGGCCAAGTATGGGCGAGCGAGGAGACAAAAGTACCATTGATAAGACCATAACACATGATCTCATGGCAACTTATGCAATGAAATCCGGAAGATATAATATCAGCATTGAAGGTCGAAACATTTCAGACCGCCGTGTCTACGATAACTTCAGCTTACAAAAACCTGGACGAAGCTTTAACGTTAAACTCCGCTATTTCTTTATGTAATTCATTTATACTCAATCATAATTTATATGTACCAAAATCAAACTACAAAACGCCCAAATTACAAACTCTTATTGGCAGCTTGTATTTTCGCTGCTTCCGCCAGCACGATCAGCTGTGACGACGACAAAAAAGTCCCGCTACCGGAAAGAAAATCAGATAAAGTCGAATTCTTTATCGCTGCGGAGCAGGGTGAGGCAAGTTACCTTGTTTCTGTACCGGACGTCAGCAAGGGAACGACCAGCATCAATGGAAAAGGACTCGAAACGGATACCTATACGACATGGATTTTCCCGACAGCAAAAGTCGGTATTGGCTTAAAATATCAAAAAGGTGATCCAGGATTAGGTATAGGCGTTGCATTAGGTCCAGACGGTAAAATTGTAAAAAGTGGAAGTGAATT encodes:
- a CDS encoding TonB-dependent receptor plug domain-containing protein, giving the protein MEVHDRTKIAEVCVEGKSTIKTVKESPFNVVVLDAKKFHNSPMELSDVLDRASGVKIRQSGGLGSHASINLNGFSGRHVKVFIDEVPMQGMGSAFQINNIPVNLAERIEIYKGVVPIELGSDALGGAINIISNKHKKSYADLSYSLGSFNTHRSYLNLGYVDKKGFTFQINAFQNYSDNNYSVFTQIREMETSKMSEENHWTKAFHNKYHNETAIFKAGFVNTKWTDQLLLGLTLGQEFAEIQNANIMKIVYGEKSRNSTTLMPSITYSKKDFLTSRLDFTLNGNYNRNFNQNIDTASREYNWYGEFSQRRTVGEAVNTLAEFNNNNANASLNLIYKINDKHSISINDNWSTYERKNADQKQVKDEFSIPDAKSSNYKNVAGLSYRYQIKRKWVSALFAKHFIQSTTGMVNVGESISFPTYKIKTTKADAFGYGFVSTYFHKDFQYKVSIEKALRLPSATELLGDAVLERSNASLRPENSRNINVGISYQKDLNEDHAIFIDASGLYRDVKDFIQRQIVQRTGEAHSVNHGKVQNIGANFEGRYYYKNYFNIGGTVTYQSLVNKERYDRYESSQLSQTYNDRMPNQPYFFANGEAEVKFPHLGGKSNLLSIGYHLHYTHSFFLRWPSMGERGDKSTIDKTITHDLMATYAMKSGRYNISIEGRNISDRRVYDNFSLQKPGRSFNVKLRYFFM
- a CDS encoding response regulator, whose protein sequence is MFRKVLIAEDHEITNVSVKRTISDLGVEIAKYVFYCDDALAWISRALQDGEPFDLLITDLSFEEDHNKQRIGNGIELIQAVKVIQPSLKIIVFSGEDRPAIIDRLFNEYGIDGYVRKARRDAQHLRDAFTAIYQGNSYISFDVKQSLKQSNTFEFSIVDIQIVKLLSEGVLQKEIPNHLKQKNIKPSGLSSVEKRLNMMRDILAFTKNEQLVAYCKDKGFI
- a CDS encoding sensor histidine kinase, producing the protein MSDRVLPKKAVTLFAANNFKGAYLIHKKNLDVEHKNDNDYARILSNYANTRWRIDNKYNPLPDLHKALNIRLKSSDNYGLNSSYAHLFDYHYGRNADSAKMYALKSFASANKIDVSADRINAAEKLIKVSDADSSKYYFQVYKHLDDSVRSARLKARNQYALIRYESEKNKIHNLKLQKDVLDRDLRISEERILMVIVFGGVLSGLIYYILWARKRKQRMTMELENKVKEIQLTTSKKVHDVVANGIYRVMTELEYKDDYDKQDLLDKLEVMYEKSRDISYEPSKDMSLSTFVSDVSTLLGSFSNEKVRIIIVGNDPHIWNRVPKKAKDDLLIIFQELLVNMRKHSLADEVIFRFEETDNYLNIFYQDNGVGLSSIKKEGNGLRNTGTRMERLNGKFNFGSEDGKGLKIEIILPLPQNKAPYV
- a CDS encoding DUF4374 domain-containing protein, translated to MYQNQTTKRPNYKLLLAACIFAASASTISCDDDKKVPLPERKSDKVEFFIAAEQGEASYLVSVPDVSKGTTSINGKGLETDTYTTWIFPTAKVGIGLKYQKGDPGLGIGVALGPDGKIVKSGSEFQIKSRFTTYGPFQQQVLTIVGGVAVNDDLKNTYSTFNFIDPAKGNAVTTIKKTRLI